From one Lycium ferocissimum isolate CSIRO_LF1 chromosome 7, AGI_CSIRO_Lferr_CH_V1, whole genome shotgun sequence genomic stretch:
- the LOC132065516 gene encoding uncharacterized protein LOC132065516 yields MSKTKSVEVWWKSENLGKRRWVFTVFLGILILHGLAILVFTRGFLLTRTELSQYSHCSDIQQSPCLSPSQDDQMVNHSKGCWTKPAVDRIVIIVLDALRYDFVAPSTFFEEKKPWMDRLQVLHKLASQPGSFAKIFKAIADPPTTSLQRLKGLTTGGLPTFIDVGNSFGAPAIIEDNLIYQMAKNGKRVVMMGDDTWVQLFPDHFNISHPFPSFNVKDLDTVDNGCIEHLFPYLYKEDWDVLIAHFLGVDHAGHIFGVDSTEMIEKLDQYNGILEKVVDVLESQSGPGGLHENTLLLVMGDHGQTINGDHGGGAPEEVETSLFAMSLQKHHPSSLPSETDSSSCRLDLEKRKICTSSIEQLDFAATVSALLGIPHPFGSIGRVNPELYALAAGTWNLDNFTPESGINLSSLEKWMQNYVNVLCMNTWQVKRYIDVYSASSVIGFSDKDMFHVSNLYAQANDIWLHTKEDFTSLPQLQKQVEAYTNFLSSIAALARSKWTEFNVKMMGTGLCILVFSLFVHIFTIKKLDKLCSSCYLPRGGNFVISFEAIFAYAAVLIRAFSFLSNSFILEEGKVASFLLATAGMLQLRHAIVKKMMLLEGLLFVLVVPLLRFGIELGQSKQAVNSLFLKSFPSWTVGVEQSTNLWIYVADILPFLVLIILAYILYKNIRHSSSQDIFKFVIIGTIFASSLVALAWALDGNLFSPSTMIVDIKAYWIPRIIYVFGLLQLLLLAISLLCGKEKKTSGLEEGTIVKATAMLSAWSSTIIILSGKQGPLVALAAVIQGWCIIRLMMLEQDCNESSTLYSSPVAKSSLLAVCLFFCTGHWCAFDGLRYAAAFVGFEEFNLVRQAALLTVDTFGFSHILPVMGLPLIVACRRRPEVVQAEKRKQLFFFQLCQVYLMYGLIMAISMTLTIICVTIQRRHLMVWGLFAPKFVFDAVGLLLTDFFICFASLYYFA; encoded by the exons ATGTCGAAGACGAAGAGTGTTGAGGTTTGGTGGAAAAGTGAGAATTTGGGTAAGCGGAGATGGGTTTTCACGGTTTTTCTTGGGATATTGATTCTTCATGGATTGGCTATTCTAGTCTTCACCAGAGGGTTCCTCCTAACTCGCACTGAACTTTCACAATATAGCCATTGCTCTGATATTCAACAATCTCCTTGCTTATCTCCTTCTCAAGATGATCAAATGGTCAACCATTCCAAAGGCTGCTGGACGAAACCAGCCGTTGATCGCATTGTCATCATTGTTCTCGACGCTCTCag GTATGACTTTGTTGCTCCGAGCACCTTTTTCGAAGAGAAAAAACCGTGGATGGACAGATTGCAGGTGTTACACAAGTTGGCATCTCAGCCAGGTTCATTTGCTAAGATCTTTAAAGCTATTGCTGATCCTCCAACGACCAGTTTGCAACGTCTAAAGGGATTAACAACCGGCGGGCTTCCAACTTTTATTGATGTGGGTAATAGCTTTGGTGCACCAGCTATCATTGAAGATAATTTGATATATCAGATGGCTAAGAATGGAAAACGAGTCGTGATGATGGGGGACGACACGTGGGTTCAACTGTTTCCTGATCATTTTAATATATCTCATCCATTCCCTTCTTTTAACGTTAAAGACCTCGACACGGTAGATAATGGATGCATCGAGCACTTGTTTCCGTACTTGTATAAAGAAGATTGGGATGTACTTATCGCACATTTTCTTGGCGTGGATCATGCTGGACATATTTTTGGTGTTGATTCTACTGAAATGATAGAAAAGTTGGATCAGTACAATGGGATTTTGGAGAAAGTTGTTGATGTTTTAGAAAGCCAAAGTGGGCCCGGAGGGTTACATGAAAATACTCTGCTTCTTGTGATGGGTGATCACGGGCAAACCATCAACGGTGATCATGGTGGAGGTGCTCCAGAAGAAGTTGAAACGTCACTATTTGCTATGAGTTTGCAAAAGCATCATCCATCTTCCTTACCGTCCGAAACAGATAGCTCGTCTTGTCGACTTGACTTGGAGAAAAGGAAGATATGCACTAGCTCCATCGAGCAGCTTGACTTTGCCGCAACAGTATCTGCTCTGCTTGGTATTCCACATCCTTTTGGAAGCATCGGGCGTGTTAATCCTGAACTGTATGCATTAGCTGCTGGTACTTGGAACTTGGACAATTTTACTCCTGAAAGTGGAATAAATCTCTCAAGTTTAGAGAAGTGGATGCAGAACTATGTCAATGTCCTCTGCATGAATACATGGCAGGTGAAAAGATACATTGATGTATATTCAGCTTCATCGGTGATAGGATTTTCGGACAAAGATATGTTTCACGTATCGAATCTCTACGCTCAGGCAAATGATATTTGGTTACATACCAAGGAAGATTTTACATCGTTGCCTCAACTGCAGAAGCAAGTTGAAGCTTATACTAATTTCTTGTCGAGTATTGCTGCACTTGCTCGTTCCAAATGGACAGAGTTCAATGTAAAGATGATGGGAACTGGTTTATGCATCTTGGTGTTCTCTCTTTTTGTTCACATTTTCACCATCAAGAAATTGGACAAACTATGCAGTAGTTGCTATCTTCCTCGTGGTGGAAATTTTGTAATTTCTTTCGAGGCTATTTTTGCATATGCTGCTGTGCTGATCCGTGCTTTCAGTTTTCTTTCAAATAGTTTCATCTTGGAGGAAGGTAAAGTGGCAAGTTTTCTATTGGCCACGGCTGGAATGCTTCAATTACGTCATGCAATAGTGAAAAAAATGATGCTTCTTGAAGGACTTCTTTTTGTTCTGGTGGTTCCTCTTCTCAGATTCGGTATTGAACTTGGACAGTCAAAACAGGCTGTCAATTCTTTATTTTTGAAGTCATTTCCTTCGTGGACCGTAGGAGTTGAACAATCCACCAACTTATGGATTTATGTTGCTGATATCTTGCCCTTTTTAGTGCTTATCATTTTAGCTTATATACTTTACAAGAACATCAGACATAGTTCCAGTCAGGACATATTCAAGTTTGTTATTATTGGAACCATATTTGCTTCTTCTCTTGTAGCTCTAGCTTGGGCTTTAGATGGTAACTTATTTAGCCCGAGCACGATGATTGTGGATATAAAAGCATATTGGATTCCTCGGATCATCTATGTTTTTGGTCTTCTGCAACTATTGTTATTAGCAATATCCCTACTTTGTGGTAAAGAGAAAAAGACTTCGGGCTTGGAGGAAGGTACAATTGTTAAAGCAACTGCCATGTTATCTGCATGGAGTTCGACAATAATCATTTTATCTGGGAAACAAGGTCCTCTAGTTGCTCTAGCAGCGGTAATTCAAGGGTGGTGCATAATTAGGTTAATGATGTTAGAACAAGACTGCAATGAAAGTTCAACTTTATATTCTTCTCCGGTGGCAAAATCGAGCCTTTTAGCCGTGTGCTTATTTTTCTGCACTGGACATTGGTGTGCCTTTGATGGGCTCCGCTATGCTGCCGCTTTCGTTGGGTTTGAGGAATTCAACCTTGTTCGTCAAGCCGCCCTTCTTACCGTCGATACATTTGGTTTCTCCCACATTCTTCCAGTAATGGGACTTCCACTTATTGTTGCTTGCCGCCGACGTCCAGAGGTAGTCCAGGCTGAGAAAAGGAAACAACTGTTTTTTTTCCAGTTATGCCAGGTCTATTTGATGTATGGACTTATTATGGCTATATCTATGACACTTACAATTATATGTGTTACGATTCAAAGGCGGCACTTGATGGTATGGGGTTTATTCGCTCCAAAGTTTGTCTTTGATGCTGTGGGTCTTCTTCTTACCGACTTCTTCATATGCTTCGCATCACTGTACTATTTTGCATGA